In the genome of Haliaeetus albicilla chromosome W, bHalAlb1.1, whole genome shotgun sequence, the window CGGGGTCGGGGATACGGGATGCTCCGGGGTCAAGGATATTGGAGGCTCTGGGGTCGGGGATACGGGGTGTTCCAGGCTTGGGGATGTGGGATGCTCTGGTTTTAGGGATATGGGATGTTCCAGGATGGGGATACAGGATGGTCCAGGTTTGGGGATACAGGATGCTGTGGCATCAGGGATAGGGGATGCTCAGGGATACAggacaccccccctccccaaccgCTTTAGGAGGGGGCTGCCGGTGCCACCCTGACATTCCCTATGCGtgtatttcccccccccccccccccccccgacaggGTGAGCGGCTGAGCCACGCCGTGGGCTGCGCCTTTGCCGCCTGCCTGGAACGCAAACAACAGCGGGAGAAGGAATGCGGCCTCACCGCCACCTTCAACACCTCCCGCCCCCCCGTCA includes:
- the LOC138683600 gene encoding small proline-rich protein 3-like, whose protein sequence is MSGILYPQTWTILYPHPGTSHIPKTRASHIPKPGTPRIPDPRASNILDPGASRIPDPGASRIPEPRASPIPNPGASQIPEPRASPISNPGTPHIHDPRFSHI